DNA from Deinococcus deserti VCD115:
GCGTACAGCGGGACCTGATCCAGAACATCTTTGCGCTTGAGGACCGCACGGCCCAGGAGCTGATGACACCCCGCTCCAGTCTGGAGGCCCTTTCCATCCATGCACCACCTGACGAGGTCACCCGACGGATCGCCGGGTCGCCGCGCAGCCGGTACCCCGTCTACGAGGACAATCTCGACGAAATCATCGGGGTATTGCACGTCAAGGACTTCATTCGCGCACGCGTATCGGGCGGGTCGCCTCAACTGGGCCGGCTGATCCGTCCGCTGCCCAGCGTCGCGGCGTCCACAAGTGCCGAGCATCTGCTCGCGCTGTTCAAGCGCGAACGCCTGCACGCAGCTCTGGTGGTCGACGAGTTCGGCGGCACCCTTGGCTTCGTCACCATGGATGACCTGATCGAGGACGTGATGGAGGAGGAAGACGCGGGGTCGTCCGACTGGGTGCAGACGAACCCGGACGGCTCGCTGATCCTGAACGGCGAGGTCACGCTGAGCGAACTGCGTGAGGACCATGGCCTGAATCTGCACAGTGAGGACGCGACGACCATTGCAGGGCTGCTGCTCGGGGAGTATGGGACAGTGCCGGCTGCAGGAACCACCGTGTTTGTGCAGGGCCACGATCTGACGGCTGAAGACGTGCAGGGCCTCAAGATCACCCGTGTCCGGGTTCGGCCCGTCGCTTCTCCTGATGAGGTCAGCACCACCGGGACGTCATAGGCCGACGGTCAGTGACGACCTGGAAGTCGACCGTGACGTTACGCCCACTCCCGTGTATCAACGTAATCTCCCCAACCCATCCGCGAGAATGCAGTACCCCGTTGATGCCCTGCCGAAGAAGTGATCATGGCAGGCTGACGCGGTGCATAAGCAAACAACGGGGACAACTGACGGAAGTGCGATCTGCACGGCCGGAATCTGGCCCAGCCTGGGCGGTTGACGAGGTGTGAATACCGCCATGGAATAGAGGAATCAAAGCGGCCTCCGGGTCGCTTTCTTCTGTATGGTGTCTCAGGATGGCCTGCAGCACCCTCGCCTCCTGACAGGGCAATCAGGAATTGGACGCTGACTCCAGCGGCGCGGCTCTCACCCACACACCATGGACTCGCCTCTAAGGGGCCATTTGCGCGGGCTTCATGAGCCGAAGCGCCGCCAGTGTCCCGTGCACCCCAGTCTCAGCACTTCGGTTTGCCTCCACCAGGTACACGTCTCCTGTCAGCAGGGAGAATCCACCCTACCCCCCCTTGTGGGTAAACCTTCCTGAATCCTGGCAGATCATGTCCTGCTCCGGGTCCAGCTAGCCTGCTGGTATGTCCACGCCGAGCCCTTGCCTGCTGGTGATCGTGCCGGGGAACTGGGAAGCAGTGCCCGAAGGCGTGCAGGAACTCAAGCGGTATATGGCGCATGAAGTGGGTGGCACGCTGACAGTCCAGCGCACACCTGCACCACTGCGGTTCCCCCTCGTCCTGCCTATTGGAGTGTGGCCGCCAGGCAGTTGGCGAGTGGCACGCCAGGATATTGAGCTTGTGCTGATGTCACAGGCGTTTTTCAGCCTGGGGTGGCTGGAAGAAGTATCGTAATCCTTTTCCTCCAGCCCCCACGACCTGCACACTGGTTCCCGCTTCTATTCAGAGCCCGCAACACCGCAACCTGTGCTCAATCAGTTGTACGGCCCTGTGGCTTCCCAGCTGGCTGCCCCGCGCGGCGTGCAGCTGCCTCCTGCGTTGCCAGAAGGGCCAACCCCAAGGTATTCAGAGGTGGACCGCCTGTGCTCCAGCTTCTGCCTGATACGCGGCCAGAACCACACGCAAGGCCTGGTACCCGGCGTGCCAGTCTGCTCCTGACGAGTGCTCCCGCAGCGTACACACGTTCAGAAAATCACGGAGCATCAGGGCGTTCAGGTCGGTTCCATACCCGGCCCAGTGACGGCCCTCCGAATTGGTGATGGCAAGCGACTCGGCAAAAACGTCCAGCGTCTGCAGGCCCTGGGTTCCGGTGACGTCAAGTTTGAGGTGACCCCAGCGCGGATACGTGCGTGGGCGGCTCCAGGATGAATCTATGGTGGCGCTGGCACCAGAGGCAAAGCGCAGCGTCACCAGGGCAGCTGCGTCCACCCGGGCATGCTCCGGCAGAACCCACTCGGGTACCGGCACAAGCCGGGCATATACCGTCTCCACCTGCTCGCCGAACAGATGAAACAGATCGGCCAGGTGAACGATATGATCCATTCCTGCGCCGCCACCCGCCATCAGCGGATCACTGAACCACTGGCGCTCCCGGTCGGGGCAGACGCTGTGATTCACGCCACCATAGGCGAGTATCTGTCCCAGACCACCGGTCAGCACCATGTGCCGCAGGTTCTGTACCTCCGGAGAGAAGCGCACCGGGAAGGCGGTGCGGAACTCGACTCCTGCCTGCAAGCAGGCCTGATTCATGGCGCGGGCGTCATCCAGAGTGAGGGCGATGGGTTTCTCGCACAGAACGTGTGCGCCTGCCTGCGCAGCAGCCTCGACCAGAAAACGGTGCCGCGCCGTTTCACTGCATACGATCACGCCGTCCGGACCGGACTCCAACAACTGCGCGAGAGGCAGATGACGCAGCCCGGTCCGGGCCGCGAATTCTGCGGCGAGGTGAGGGGAATCCTCACTGAACCCTAGAAGCTCGACGTGCTTACAACCAGTCAGCCACGCTGCGTAGGCGTCGGCATGAACATGTGCGGCCCCCAGAAGGGCGATGCGGGTGGGCATTATGCGTCCTCCATCCCAACGGCCTGACCACTGGCCAGGCTGCGCCGGACCGCGTGACTCAGGGCCAGGGCAGCGCGGGCGTCCTCTGGCTCCACCAGGAACGGCAGACCCTCTTCAATAGCCTGATAGGCATGCAAGAGTTCGGCGGCGTAGGGATCGCCCGCCAGGGCCGGAAGAGCCGCGCCCAACTGCCGCGGCTCCGGCTGTGGCCCATGCCTGCGCAGCGCCGCCGGAGCGTCGGAACTCCACTCGATGACGCCTCGCGTGCCGGCCAGGTCCAGCGCAGTGCGGAAAACCCCCGCGGGCGCCGCCCACCCGCCTTCGATCAGGCTGATGGCTCCGCTGATGTGCGAGAGCGTCACCTGGACCATCGTGCGCCCGCCGTGGTGGCGGCCCGCGGCGTAGACCGTATTCACCTCGCCCGCCACCCAGCGCGCAAAGTCAAGATCATGGATCATCAGGTCCAGGGGCACGCCTCCGCTCTGGGCTTCGTCCAGCAGCCAGCTTCCGGGAGCAGGAGGCGAACTGACACGGCTGAGCCGCAGCACCCGGGGAATACCGATATTTCCTGCCTGCACCTGATCCCAGGCTGCGCGGTACTGCGGGAAGAATCTCAGGACGTGCGCGACAAAGAGCCTCACTCCGGCAGTCCGGCAGGCGGCCATGATCCTGTCCGCCTCGGCGAGGGTCAGCGCCAGAGGCTTCTCACAGATGACGTGCCGGCCTGCCCGCGCCGCCTGCACGGCCAGGTCGGGGTGGGTGGGGGTGGGGGTGCACAGGTCCACAATGTCGACCCGGTCCAGGAGTTCTTCTGTGCTGGCACAGGGACGCAGGTTGAACTCACGGGCGAACGTGCGCGCGCGCTCGTCTGGGGCATATACACAGGTGAGGACGCCCGGGCGGGTCTGCCATCCCTGGGCGTGGGTTCGTCCCATCAGGCCTGTGCCAATCAGTCCGACACTCAGGCCACTCATTTCAGGGCACCTCCGGTAATGCCACTGACCAGCTGACGCGAGAAGATGATGTACAGCACCACCACAGGCACAATGGCCAGCGTCAGGGCCGCCAGGACGGCGTTGTAGTCGTTGACGAACTGCCCCAGGAAGGCGCTTGCTCCGAGCACAATGGTCTTGGTTTTTTCTCCAGGAGCGAGAATCAGAGGAAACCACAGGTCGTTCCAGATCGGAATCATACTGATCGCCGTGACCGCGCCCAGCGCTGGCCTGATAAGAGGAAGCGTCATGCCATAGATGCGGTACTCGCTGGCGCCGTCAATGCGGGCCGCTTCTTTCAGGTCGCGCGGAACCCCGCGCATGAAGGACGTGAGCACGAAGACGGCCAGTGGAATGCCCTGCGCCGTGTACACCAGAATCAGGGCCCAGAGGGTATTGACGAGGTGAAGACTGACCATCAGGTTCAGAATGCCGATGGTCCCCAGGCGGATCGGAACCATGATCCCCACCGCCAGGTACAGGCCCAGCAGAGTATTGAGCCGGAACCGGTATTCGCTGAGGGCGAACGCCGCCATGCTGCTGAGCAGCAGAATCAGGGCGAGCGATCCCAGCGTGACCAGCAGGCTGTTCAGGAAGAAGAGTGAGAAGTTGGCTGAGCTGGCCAGCGTGTGATAGCCGTCAAGGGTAAAGGTGCTGGCGGTGGGCAGGGCAAAGGGATCCGAGAAGATGGCCAGGCGGTCCTTGAAGGAGTTGACGATGATCAGCAGTGTCGGAAGGATGGCCAGCAGGGTGTAGAACATCAGCACAAGGTGCCCGAGCACCTGCCCGCGCCGGTTGAGCAGTGGCGCAGTGGACGCGCTCACAGCTGAACCTCGGTGATCCTGCGTTGCCACGCCGTCAGGTAGATCAGCAACCCGGCGAGGATCACAACCAGCATCACACCCGCTACGGCAGCGCCCATGTAGGGGTCACCGGACTGCAGCTGGTATCCGAAGAACGTCCGGTAGAACAGCGTTCCCAGGATGTCGGACGCAAAGTTCGGCCCTGCCAGCGCACCCTGGGTGGAATAGATCAGGTCGAAGGCATTGAAATTTCCCACGAAGGTCAACACGCTGACGATGCCTACAGTCGGGAGAATAAGTGGCAGCTGGATGCGCCGGAAAATCGTCCAGGCGCCGGCCCCATCCAGCCGCGCCGCCTCGTACAGCTCCTCCGGAATTCGCACCAGAGCAGCCAGAAACAGCAGCATCGGAATGCCAATGTTCTGCCAGACACTGATCAGGGAAAGAGTCGGGAGCGCCGTGGCCGGCAGGCCCAGCCACGGCAGGTCGAACTCCTGCAGGTTGAGTGGCGTCAGCAGCGCCCTTTGCACGCCCCACGCCGGATTCAGAATCAGTTTCCAGGCAAAACCGATAATCACCACGGACAGAATTGTCGGAGTGAACAGCAGGGTCCGGTACACTGCGCTGCCCCGCAGGCGGAAGCTGAGCAGCACGGCCAGCAGCAGCCCCACCGGATTCTGGACCAGCATGTGCACCGCGAAAAACACAAAGTTATTTTTCAGCGCGTTCCACATGGGCTGTGCGTACAGCTCCGATCCCAGGAGTTTCTGATAGTTGCTCAGCCCCACAAACACCGCCGACCCGTCCGGTGATCTGTTGTTCAGCGAAAGCCATAACGAGGACAGGATCGGGTAGATCATGACAAGGGTGTAGATCAGCAGGGCGGGAGCCAAAAACACCACCACGTGCCAGGGAAAGGGACGGCGTGTTCGTACGCGCGGCAGGGATCTGTCGGTCATGCAGGCATCCTTCAGGTTCAGGAAAAGGCCCGACCAGTGAATACCGGTTCGGGCCTTAGTTCAGTAACGAAGAGGGAAACGGACTACGATTCCTTCCAGGCAGGGCAAGCACCGTGGGTTGATCTCACATCCGCGGCTCCAGGCCCTCGCCACGGGGGTGGCTGCTTTATTTGCCCTTCTGCGGTGCGTACCAGGAACCCAGGTTTTTCTGGACCAGGTCGGCCGCAGCTTTCGGGGTCATACTGCCGTTCAGAAGCTGCGCACTGACGTTCCAGAGGTCGTTCTCATTGTTCGGATTGGCGTTGCGCGAGAGGATCTGATACGACGAGCGGAAGCTCTTGGCGCACTGGGTACGCCACTTCAGGAACTCCTGTGCAACCGGGTCCTTGACGGTGTACTTCACGTTTGCCAGCGGAAAGAAGCCCGGCAGCGCGTTGGCATACAGGGTCGCAAAAGCGTCCGAAGCCACCCAGTTCAGGAATGTCTTGGCCGCCTCCTGGTTTTTGCTGGCGGCGTTGATGCCCATGCCGATATCGGGGTGGTCGTCAATCACGCATTTCTTGCCATTGATGGAGTACGGAGCAAAGGCGCCCATCTCGAGCTTGGGATTCATCTGCCTGAAGGTGCCGATGTCCCAGCTCCCGGCCGGGTAGATCACGCCACGTCCCTGAGCAAACAGGTTCTGTGCGTCCGGGTAGGCCAGGGCCTGGTAGCCGTTGGGCAGGTATGGCTTCCAGCTGGCCAGGGAGGTAAAGGCCTGCAGAAATCCGCCTTTGTTGTACTGAGCGGTGCCGGAGATCAGTCCCTTGCGACCTTTCTCGCCGTCCCATGCTGTGGGACCGATGTTCTGATAGCCCACGGTCGCTGCTTCCCACTGGTCTTTGGTCCCCATCACCAGTGGAGCGTACTTGCCATTCGCTTTAATTTTGGCCAGCGTGCTGAGAAAAGCAGCCTCGGTTTTTGGAACGCTCAGGCCCAGCTCCCTGAACAGGGCCTTGTTATAGATGAATCCGTGAATGACAGACGCCATGGGGACACAGAAGGTGGTCTTGCCATCATCGGTGGACCACGCCGCCTTGGCGACCGGATCAAAGTTATTCAGGCCTTTCAGGCCGTTGAGGCTGATGACCTGTTTGGCCTTGTAAAGGTCAAGACTCTTGTCGAAAGGCCGGCAGGTGATCAGGTCTCCGGCCGTGCCGGCTTTGAGTTTTGCATCAAGGACAGCGTTGTATTCGGCGGGCGCACTGGGGGCAAAAACCACCTGAATGTTCGGGTGAGCTTTCTGGAATGCTGGAATGATGCTGTCGCGCCAGACCTTGAGGTCGTCGTTGCGCCAGCTTTCGATGGTGAGAGTGGTTTTCTGTGCCCCTGCCAGACTGGCCAGCAACAGTA
Protein-coding regions in this window:
- a CDS encoding hemolysin family protein: MQDVFVPLVVIVILVVLNGLFVAAEFALVASRRSRLNTLADTGNPAARWLTAVFDDETGKDRYIAIAQLGITLASIGLGMYGEPVIASWLYGPFEGAGLSYAAAHTAGFIIALSAITFMHVVFGEMIPKALALQAPEAVSLQVNPLMRVFGFLFRPLIILLNVLALGLMRALRIREPGKNAFLYTSKELSIITDESAESGQLGGVQRDLIQNIFALEDRTAQELMTPRSSLEALSIHAPPDEVTRRIAGSPRSRYPVYEDNLDEIIGVLHVKDFIRARVSGGSPQLGRLIRPLPSVAASTSAEHLLALFKRERLHAALVVDEFGGTLGFVTMDDLIEDVMEEEDAGSSDWVQTNPDGSLILNGEVTLSELREDHGLNLHSEDATTIAGLLLGEYGTVPAAGTTVFVQGHDLTAEDVQGLKITRVRVRPVASPDEVSTTGTS
- a CDS encoding Gfo/Idh/MocA family protein; this translates as MPTRIALLGAAHVHADAYAAWLTGCKHVELLGFSEDSPHLAAEFAARTGLRHLPLAQLLESGPDGVIVCSETARHRFLVEAAAQAGAHVLCEKPIALTLDDARAMNQACLQAGVEFRTAFPVRFSPEVQNLRHMVLTGGLGQILAYGGVNHSVCPDRERQWFSDPLMAGGGAGMDHIVHLADLFHLFGEQVETVYARLVPVPEWVLPEHARVDAAALVTLRFASGASATIDSSWSRPRTYPRWGHLKLDVTGTQGLQTLDVFAESLAITNSEGRHWAGYGTDLNALMLRDFLNVCTLREHSSGADWHAGYQALRVVLAAYQAEAGAQAVHL
- a CDS encoding Gfo/Idh/MocA family protein, which translates into the protein MSGLSVGLIGTGLMGRTHAQGWQTRPGVLTCVYAPDERARTFAREFNLRPCASTEELLDRVDIVDLCTPTPTHPDLAVQAARAGRHVICEKPLALTLAEADRIMAACRTAGVRLFVAHVLRFFPQYRAAWDQVQAGNIGIPRVLRLSRVSSPPAPGSWLLDEAQSGGVPLDLMIHDLDFARWVAGEVNTVYAAGRHHGGRTMVQVTLSHISGAISLIEGGWAAPAGVFRTALDLAGTRGVIEWSSDAPAALRRHGPQPEPRQLGAALPALAGDPYAAELLHAYQAIEEGLPFLVEPEDARAALALSHAVRRSLASGQAVGMEDA
- a CDS encoding carbohydrate ABC transporter permease, whose protein sequence is MSASTAPLLNRRGQVLGHLVLMFYTLLAILPTLLIIVNSFKDRLAIFSDPFALPTASTFTLDGYHTLASSANFSLFFLNSLLVTLGSLALILLLSSMAAFALSEYRFRLNTLLGLYLAVGIMVPIRLGTIGILNLMVSLHLVNTLWALILVYTAQGIPLAVFVLTSFMRGVPRDLKEAARIDGASEYRIYGMTLPLIRPALGAVTAISMIPIWNDLWFPLILAPGEKTKTIVLGASAFLGQFVNDYNAVLAALTLAIVPVVVLYIIFSRQLVSGITGGALK
- a CDS encoding carbohydrate ABC transporter permease, with translation MTDRSLPRVRTRRPFPWHVVVFLAPALLIYTLVMIYPILSSLWLSLNNRSPDGSAVFVGLSNYQKLLGSELYAQPMWNALKNNFVFFAVHMLVQNPVGLLLAVLLSFRLRGSAVYRTLLFTPTILSVVIIGFAWKLILNPAWGVQRALLTPLNLQEFDLPWLGLPATALPTLSLISVWQNIGIPMLLFLAALVRIPEELYEAARLDGAGAWTIFRRIQLPLILPTVGIVSVLTFVGNFNAFDLIYSTQGALAGPNFASDILGTLFYRTFFGYQLQSGDPYMGAAVAGVMLVVILAGLLIYLTAWQRRITEVQL
- a CDS encoding ABC transporter substrate-binding protein — protein: MKRLGFSLSLLLLASLAGAQKTTLTIESWRNDDLKVWRDSIIPAFQKAHPNIQVVFAPSAPAEYNAVLDAKLKAGTAGDLITCRPFDKSLDLYKAKQVISLNGLKGLNNFDPVAKAAWSTDDGKTTFCVPMASVIHGFIYNKALFRELGLSVPKTEAAFLSTLAKIKANGKYAPLVMGTKDQWEAATVGYQNIGPTAWDGEKGRKGLISGTAQYNKGGFLQAFTSLASWKPYLPNGYQALAYPDAQNLFAQGRGVIYPAGSWDIGTFRQMNPKLEMGAFAPYSINGKKCVIDDHPDIGMGINAASKNQEAAKTFLNWVASDAFATLYANALPGFFPLANVKYTVKDPVAQEFLKWRTQCAKSFRSSYQILSRNANPNNENDLWNVSAQLLNGSMTPKAAADLVQKNLGSWYAPQKGK